One genomic segment of Belonocnema kinseyi isolate 2016_QV_RU_SX_M_011 chromosome 2, B_treatae_v1, whole genome shotgun sequence includes these proteins:
- the LOC117182657 gene encoding uncharacterized protein LOC117182657, translated as MSLREPTTSSALGQARFNIAGGLPHPQLPEMNKRLLLKCAQCKSEFSAKDSLTHLCVGSFKVKQPPINETPQEKLVRREEEEKMRKEEIERAMQKEIKKIRDRKLIEERFEMYNEYGSRRGDPRIIKLAEEKRIFYNLPTI; from the exons ATGTCTCTTCGCGAACCAACGACATCATCGGCTCTCGGTCAGGCGAGATTTAACATCGCTGGGGGTTTGCCGCACCCCCAACTTCct gAAATGAATAAACGACTACTTTTAAAGTGCGCTCAATGCAAAAGCGAGTTTTCGGCGAAAGACTCTCTAACACATTTATGTGTTGGATCATTTAAAGTAAAACAACCGCCAATAAACGAAACTCCGCAGGAAAAGCTAGTGAGGcgagaagaagaagaaaagatgAGGAAAGAGGAAATTGAGAGGGCCatgcaaaaagaaattaaaaagatcagAGATAGGAAGTTAATAGAAGAAAGATTTGAAATGTACAATGAATACGGATCAAGAAGAGGGGATCCCAGGATTATAAAACTGGCtgaggaaaaacgaattttttataatttgccgaCAATCTAG